A window from Corynebacterium singulare encodes these proteins:
- a CDS encoding restriction endonuclease — protein MAILKWHGYMVPVLHVLASNGEVFKRSVLIEEAAVRIGITDEERLETIPSGQPLYENRVGWALTFLKKANAIISPARARFQITDFGRDLLARYPEGMTEKQLRTEIAGTEAELTWRGPSQGSKAVHKADADKQSVLPEAESELDPLEQVETGVSRNNELVAGDLLTRLHENEPAFFEQAVLDLLMAMGYGGTQGKATRTQLSNDGGIDGIIDQDALGLSRIYVQAKRYGLDKSIGRPDIQAFVGALQGAQADRGVFLTTAKFSDRAQEYADAVASRVVLIDGARLAELMIRYGVGVQVKRTVALVEVDEDYFE, from the coding sequence ATGGCAATTTTGAAGTGGCATGGATACATGGTTCCAGTGCTTCACGTATTGGCGTCAAACGGAGAGGTGTTCAAGCGCAGCGTGCTCATCGAGGAGGCTGCGGTGCGCATTGGCATCACGGACGAGGAACGTCTTGAGACCATTCCTTCCGGACAGCCGCTCTATGAAAACCGTGTTGGTTGGGCGCTGACATTCCTTAAGAAGGCGAACGCCATCATTTCGCCGGCGCGGGCGCGTTTTCAAATTACAGACTTTGGCCGTGACTTGTTGGCACGCTATCCGGAAGGGATGACGGAGAAGCAGCTGCGTACAGAGATCGCAGGCACGGAAGCGGAGTTAACGTGGCGGGGCCCAAGTCAGGGAAGCAAGGCTGTGCACAAGGCGGACGCTGATAAGCAAAGCGTCCTTCCGGAAGCCGAAAGTGAGCTCGACCCACTGGAGCAGGTGGAAACCGGTGTGTCTCGCAACAACGAGTTGGTGGCTGGTGATCTGCTCACGCGGTTACATGAGAATGAGCCGGCGTTCTTTGAACAAGCAGTGCTGGACCTGCTCATGGCCATGGGATACGGAGGAACCCAGGGAAAAGCCACGCGTACGCAGCTGTCCAATGACGGTGGCATCGACGGGATCATTGACCAGGATGCGCTGGGTCTGTCCCGTATTTACGTGCAGGCTAAGCGGTATGGACTGGACAAGAGCATTGGCCGTCCGGATATTCAGGCATTCGTGGGAGCATTGCAGGGGGCGCAGGCGGACCGCGGGGTGTTTCTGACTACGGCGAAATTCTCCGATAGAGCTCAGGAGTACGCGGATGCGGTGGCCTCACGCGTTGTATTGATCGACGGGGCCAGGCTGGCGGAACTGATGATTCGCTATGGCGTGGGAGTTCAGGTCAAGCGGACTGTAGCGCTGGTTGAGGTGGATGAGGATTACTTCGAGTAG
- a CDS encoding restriction endonuclease subunit S has translation MASTAKHDWPMVRLGDVLRAAGVPEKIASPETESFVTVKMHGEGAVLRNIGAGKTPAAFTGYRVKEGQFIYSRIDARNGAFALIPQSLDGAVVSKDFPIFEIDESRCTSKYLHYFATSGILAAKAKALSFGATNRQRVKEEAFLRFEIPLPPLEEQRRIAAILDKGDEALVRVNQSLGDLLQLKQELFTDFFLRIERESTVIGEYLESTQYGTSDKANENAGIPILRMGNVSYNGGIDFSNLKYVELDTKDREKYSLKAGDLLFNRTNSKELVGKTAVVPSLVGEYTYAGYLIRCRVNDKAVPEYIAGFLNSVLGKKILRNTAKAIVGMANINANELKRLPIPKASMDEQQEFASSISRIEDIESQMKRQRKLLQELQKSLSTRAFQGEL, from the coding sequence ATGGCGAGCACGGCAAAGCACGACTGGCCGATGGTGCGGTTGGGGGATGTGCTCCGGGCTGCTGGAGTCCCGGAAAAGATTGCATCCCCAGAGACGGAGTCCTTTGTAACAGTCAAAATGCACGGCGAGGGCGCCGTGCTGCGAAATATTGGAGCAGGTAAGACACCCGCTGCTTTCACTGGCTATCGAGTGAAAGAAGGACAGTTCATTTACTCGCGTATCGACGCCCGTAACGGTGCCTTCGCACTGATTCCTCAATCCCTTGATGGGGCAGTCGTTTCCAAAGATTTTCCGATTTTCGAAATCGATGAGTCGAGGTGCACGTCAAAGTATCTTCACTACTTTGCGACTAGTGGCATTTTAGCTGCAAAGGCGAAGGCGCTTAGTTTCGGCGCAACTAACCGACAGCGAGTCAAGGAAGAAGCGTTTCTCCGATTTGAAATCCCCCTCCCTCCCCTCGAAGAGCAGCGCCGTATTGCGGCGATTTTGGATAAGGGGGATGAGGCACTGGTTAGGGTTAATCAGTCCTTGGGGGACTTGCTTCAGCTTAAGCAAGAATTGTTTACGGATTTCTTCTTAAGAATTGAGCGGGAATCGACAGTAATTGGTGAGTATCTCGAATCCACTCAGTATGGAACTAGCGACAAGGCGAACGAGAATGCCGGCATTCCAATACTGCGAATGGGGAACGTCTCTTACAACGGTGGAATTGATTTTTCAAATTTAAAATATGTTGAGCTCGACACCAAGGATCGAGAGAAGTATTCGCTGAAGGCTGGTGATTTACTTTTCAACAGGACGAATAGTAAGGAATTGGTGGGAAAAACCGCTGTCGTCCCATCGTTGGTAGGCGAGTATACGTATGCTGGCTACCTAATCAGATGTCGAGTAAACGATAAAGCAGTTCCTGAATATATTGCCGGGTTCCTTAATTCGGTTCTTGGCAAGAAGATATTGCGAAACACCGCAAAAGCAATTGTGGGAATGGCGAATATCAATGCCAACGAGTTGAAGAGGTTGCCAATTCCTAAAGCATCAATGGACGAGCAACAAGAGTTCGCATCATCAATTTCGCGAATCGAAGACATTGAGTCTCAGATGAAGCGTCAGAGGAAGCTTTTGCAAGAACTACAAAAATCCCTATCCACCCGTGCATTCCAAGGAGAACTCTAA
- a CDS encoding type I restriction-modification system subunit M — MITGALKNNVDRIWDTFWSGGISNPVSVIEQFTYLLFIKDLDERQVQIDKRRALGDPTATEDIFDASQQDLRWRNLIEDRDIARRKVTIITKVFPFIKEMGGTGFQEHMANASFDIESEATLSRVMELIDLLQFSNKDMKGDLYEYMLDKLSTSGTNGQFRTTSHIIELLVALMEPTPQQRIIDPACGTAGFLVAANDWIAHHHREDLYNKDTRTTFITEGLTGFDFDKTMVRIAAMNMFMHGFEEPNISYRDSLQQLPTTFDEAFDLVLANPPFAGSLDKDAVDPKLKSVTTAKKTEILFVHRFLQLLKPGGRAAVIVPEGVLFGSTKAHKALRKTLVEDQRLDAVIKLPSGAFKPYSGVSTAVLCFTRTDSGGTDEVWFYDVTADGYSLDDKRTPLLDAPLLGPSPASHIQDLSDPALADVPTSVTLTDEQLKLNNLPDVVARWHARTTDERERARTDYSFTVSKEEIAQTDYDLSMNRYKEIVLEAEETRDPMDIIAEIEELDRDIAQGLANLKALLSEEKGK; from the coding sequence ATGATTACCGGCGCCCTCAAAAATAACGTCGACCGCATCTGGGACACCTTCTGGTCCGGCGGCATTTCCAACCCAGTCTCCGTTATCGAGCAGTTCACCTACCTGCTCTTTATCAAGGATCTCGACGAGCGCCAGGTCCAGATTGATAAGCGCCGCGCTTTGGGTGATCCGACTGCGACGGAGGACATCTTTGATGCCAGCCAGCAGGACTTGCGGTGGCGCAACCTTATTGAGGACCGCGACATCGCCCGCCGCAAGGTCACCATCATCACCAAGGTATTCCCCTTCATCAAGGAGATGGGCGGCACAGGTTTCCAGGAACACATGGCTAACGCCTCCTTCGATATCGAATCTGAAGCCACGCTCTCACGTGTCATGGAGCTCATTGACCTGCTGCAATTCTCCAACAAGGACATGAAGGGCGACTTGTACGAGTACATGCTGGACAAGCTGTCCACCTCGGGTACGAACGGTCAGTTCCGCACGACCAGCCACATTATCGAGCTCCTCGTCGCGCTCATGGAGCCGACGCCACAGCAGCGCATCATCGACCCAGCGTGTGGCACTGCCGGGTTCTTGGTGGCTGCCAATGATTGGATTGCCCACCATCACCGTGAGGACCTCTACAACAAGGACACGCGCACAACGTTCATCACAGAGGGCTTGACGGGCTTCGACTTTGACAAAACCATGGTGCGCATCGCGGCGATGAACATGTTCATGCACGGCTTTGAAGAACCCAACATTTCTTACCGCGATTCGCTGCAACAGCTGCCCACAACGTTCGATGAGGCCTTCGACCTTGTCCTGGCCAACCCGCCTTTTGCGGGCAGCCTGGATAAGGATGCCGTCGATCCCAAGCTCAAGTCGGTGACGACGGCCAAGAAGACGGAGATTCTTTTTGTCCACCGCTTCCTGCAGCTACTCAAGCCGGGTGGTCGCGCCGCGGTGATTGTCCCTGAAGGTGTCCTCTTCGGCTCTACCAAGGCGCACAAAGCCCTTCGCAAAACCTTGGTTGAGGATCAGCGCCTGGACGCCGTCATCAAACTGCCCTCTGGCGCATTCAAGCCCTACTCGGGCGTGTCCACCGCCGTCCTGTGCTTTACCCGCACCGATTCCGGCGGTACCGATGAGGTGTGGTTCTATGACGTCACCGCGGATGGTTACTCACTTGATGACAAGCGCACTCCGCTTCTTGACGCCCCCTTGCTTGGCCCCTCCCCTGCCTCACACATTCAGGACTTAAGCGATCCCGCGCTTGCCGACGTCCCCACCTCCGTCACCCTCACCGACGAACAACTCAAGCTCAACAACCTCCCAGACGTTGTTGCTCGCTGGCACGCCCGCACCACCGATGAGCGTGAGCGCGCCCGCACGGATTACTCCTTCACGGTGTCCAAGGAGGAGATCGCCCAAACCGACTACGACCTTTCCATGAACCGCTACAAGGAGATCGTCCTCGAAGCAGAAGAAACCCGCGACCCCATGGACATCATCGCCGAAATCGAAGAACTCGACCGCGACATCGCCCAAGGCCTTGCCAACCTCAAGGCCTTGCTCAGCGAGGAAAAGGGGAAATAG
- a CDS encoding zinc ribbon domain-containing protein YjdM has protein sequence MSDTSSPTLPPCPECSSEYTYEMPPLIVCPECAHEFSADAASDSAAEGAAPVIVDSVGNALADGDTVTITTTLKVKGAPKPLKAGTKVRGIRLNLDAGTGQEDHNIDCKIDGFGAMKLKPAVVKKA, from the coding sequence ATGTCTGATACTTCATCCCCAACGCTGCCGCCCTGCCCCGAATGTTCCTCTGAATACACCTACGAAATGCCGCCTCTCATCGTGTGTCCCGAGTGCGCGCATGAGTTCTCCGCCGACGCTGCCAGTGACTCAGCGGCGGAGGGGGCTGCCCCCGTCATCGTGGACTCGGTGGGCAATGCGCTTGCCGACGGCGACACCGTCACCATCACCACCACCCTCAAGGTCAAGGGCGCCCCGAAGCCTCTCAAGGCCGGCACCAAGGTGCGCGGCATTCGCCTCAACCTTGATGCGGGCACCGGCCAGGAAGACCACAACATCGACTGCAAGATTGATGGTTTCGGTGCGATGAAGCTCAAGCCAGCTGTGGTGAAGAAGGCCTAG
- a CDS encoding CueP family metal-binding protein, which translates to MKRFISLAAACAAAVTLSACSTESPVPTEASKSEAATTEVQQVSAEEIQAEFDLEGLDGQEIVDKLDRQSKDERNSDLIASVRPNELILATEQGEASLPLPEDKFYLSVAPYLSRTHDCFNHSLTTCTGELSQEDIHITITDDEGNELVNEDTTTFDNGFIGYWLPADKKGTITIEQDGKTGEVPLDTSDEGGTCVTTLQMA; encoded by the coding sequence ATGAAACGCTTTATCTCTCTCGCTGCCGCCTGTGCCGCAGCCGTTACCTTGTCCGCCTGCTCCACCGAGAGCCCTGTCCCCACCGAGGCCTCCAAGAGCGAGGCTGCCACCACTGAAGTCCAGCAGGTCTCCGCTGAGGAGATCCAGGCCGAGTTCGACCTTGAGGGACTGGATGGCCAGGAAATCGTGGACAAGCTGGATCGCCAGTCCAAGGACGAGCGCAATAGCGATCTCATCGCATCCGTGCGCCCGAACGAGCTCATCCTCGCTACTGAACAGGGCGAGGCCTCCCTGCCGCTGCCGGAGGACAAGTTCTACCTCTCTGTTGCGCCGTACCTCTCCCGTACGCACGACTGCTTCAATCACTCCCTGACCACCTGCACCGGTGAGCTCAGCCAGGAAGACATCCACATCACCATCACGGATGACGAAGGAAACGAGCTAGTCAACGAAGACACCACGACGTTCGACAACGGCTTCATTGGCTACTGGCTGCCGGCTGACAAGAAGGGCACCATCACCATCGAGCAGGACGGCAAGACCGGCGAGGTTCCCCTGGACACCTCCGACGAGGGCGGTACCTGCGTGACCACGCTGCAGATGGCATAA
- a CDS encoding alkaline phosphatase yields MRISSRALRTCAAVTIASVATAGVVAPAQAATAGPKNVIYMIGDGMGYNHIASTNLYESGQSKYLVEGKFDGEVKEIDGESVQAFEDFNRVSMTTFPDGGSYDPAKAWTDHDYVKQDKITDSAAAGTAMATGQKVDNGVLGKSSYGHSLKNISEQAISHGKSAGVVSSVPFSHATPAAFAAHNKNRNNYKEIAAEMVGSDLSVIMGAGHPEFDDNAQKAGEPNYKYISEESFKSLRDGSAGWEFAENTADFEKWAEGNVEADKKYFGLAPVASTLQQGRDGNPEAAEPGTDPKNDVVDLPTMTKGALNVLGQNDKGFSVMIEGGAIDWSGHANQTGRDIEETQDFNKAVDAAIAWVEENSSWDETLLIVTADHETGYLSGQEETESWNPQTGEKGKAPQHQWYSGEHTNQVVPFFFKGAGSEDILAKATGEDPVRGKYIDNTDVANLIIQDWWFANDSKPEDQDNAGKTPEDDANKDDSKDEGKDNSKDDSNKGNAGKKDTSSATGAGFLGAGVAAAILGAIAAFLQSIGVVKVDFSALQRLLP; encoded by the coding sequence ATGCGTATTTCCTCTCGCGCGCTGCGTACCTGCGCCGCTGTCACCATCGCCTCCGTCGCCACCGCTGGTGTCGTCGCCCCCGCTCAGGCAGCAACCGCTGGCCCGAAGAACGTCATCTACATGATCGGTGACGGCATGGGCTACAACCACATCGCCTCCACCAACCTCTACGAGTCCGGCCAGTCCAAGTACCTGGTTGAGGGCAAGTTCGACGGCGAGGTCAAGGAGATCGACGGTGAGTCCGTTCAGGCTTTCGAGGACTTCAACCGCGTGTCCATGACCACTTTCCCGGACGGCGGCTCCTATGACCCGGCCAAGGCTTGGACCGACCACGATTACGTGAAGCAGGACAAGATCACCGACTCTGCTGCCGCCGGTACCGCTATGGCCACCGGTCAGAAGGTGGACAACGGCGTCCTGGGCAAGTCCTCCTACGGCCACTCCCTGAAGAACATTTCCGAGCAGGCTATTTCCCACGGCAAGTCCGCTGGTGTTGTCAGCTCCGTTCCGTTCAGCCACGCCACCCCGGCTGCTTTCGCTGCGCACAACAAGAACCGCAACAACTACAAAGAGATTGCTGCTGAGATGGTCGGCTCCGACCTCTCCGTCATCATGGGCGCTGGCCACCCGGAGTTCGATGACAACGCTCAGAAGGCAGGGGAGCCGAACTACAAGTACATCTCCGAGGAGTCCTTCAAGTCCCTGCGTGATGGCTCCGCTGGTTGGGAGTTCGCCGAGAACACCGCTGACTTCGAGAAGTGGGCTGAAGGCAACGTTGAGGCCGACAAGAAGTACTTCGGTCTCGCACCGGTAGCCTCTACCCTGCAGCAGGGCCGTGATGGTAACCCGGAGGCTGCTGAGCCGGGCACTGACCCGAAGAATGACGTTGTTGACCTCCCGACCATGACCAAGGGCGCTCTTAACGTTCTGGGCCAGAACGACAAGGGCTTCTCCGTCATGATTGAGGGCGGCGCCATTGACTGGTCCGGTCACGCCAACCAGACTGGCCGCGACATCGAGGAGACCCAGGACTTCAACAAGGCTGTTGACGCTGCTATCGCTTGGGTTGAGGAGAACTCCAGCTGGGACGAGACCCTGCTCATCGTCACCGCTGACCACGAGACCGGCTACCTCTCCGGTCAGGAAGAGACCGAGTCCTGGAACCCGCAGACCGGCGAGAAGGGCAAGGCTCCGCAGCACCAGTGGTACTCCGGCGAGCACACCAACCAGGTTGTTCCGTTCTTCTTCAAGGGCGCTGGCTCTGAGGACATCCTGGCCAAGGCTACCGGTGAGGATCCGGTCCGCGGCAAGTACATCGACAACACCGACGTTGCCAACCTGATCATCCAGGACTGGTGGTTCGCTAACGACTCCAAGCCGGAGGATCAGGACAACGCTGGTAAGACCCCTGAGGACGATGCCAACAAGGATGACTCCAAGGACGAGGGCAAGGACAACTCCAAGGACGATTCCAACAAGGGCAACGCTGGCAAGAAGGACACCAGCTCCGCCACTGGCGCAGGCTTCCTGGGCGCAGGCGTTGCTGCCGCTATCCTCGGCGCAATCGCTGCCTTCCTGCAGTCCATCGGCGTTGTGAAGGTTGACTTCTCCGCTCTGCAGCGTCTGCTTCCCTAA
- a CDS encoding Fic family protein, with protein MRIATSRVSWEKRERPQVPELGTERVLFRLTRQLPDLVWNAAALEGNTFTLPEVRTLLDGVTVGGKALAEQQQILDLSQAFNLLHELVKEGSFAVSKTTSDKIHSAVARNEALDAGLFRGEGSVRGDGGGVRLMDGGFVPFDPDDELREAHGDLVDSLAGLGNPIERALAYFCSATRSQFYFDGNKRTARLVASGLLMSNGYAALNIPNARRLEFNLALDELFRTDDATSLMDFLYDCLMEFSIQ; from the coding sequence ATGAGAATCGCGACGAGCCGTGTGAGCTGGGAGAAGCGCGAGCGTCCGCAGGTACCTGAGCTAGGTACAGAGCGTGTACTCTTTCGGCTTACCCGGCAGCTGCCCGACCTTGTGTGGAATGCAGCTGCTCTGGAGGGCAACACATTCACTCTCCCTGAAGTCCGTACCTTGCTGGATGGCGTCACTGTGGGTGGCAAGGCGCTTGCGGAACAGCAACAGATTTTGGATTTGTCTCAGGCATTTAACCTGCTGCATGAACTCGTCAAAGAAGGTTCATTCGCGGTGAGTAAAACAACGAGTGACAAAATACATAGTGCTGTTGCCAGGAATGAAGCACTAGATGCAGGCCTCTTCCGTGGTGAAGGAAGCGTACGTGGTGATGGCGGGGGTGTGAGGCTTATGGATGGTGGCTTTGTCCCGTTTGATCCGGATGACGAACTCCGTGAAGCGCACGGTGACCTGGTGGATTCCCTTGCAGGCTTGGGTAATCCGATTGAGAGGGCGCTCGCGTACTTCTGCTCAGCGACTCGTAGTCAGTTCTATTTCGACGGCAACAAACGAACCGCGCGGCTGGTCGCCTCTGGGCTATTGATGAGCAATGGCTACGCGGCACTTAATATTCCGAATGCGAGAAGGTTGGAATTCAACCTTGCCCTCGATGAGCTGTTTCGAACCGATGACGCTACGAGCTTGATGGACTTCCTGTATGACTGCTTGATGGAGTTCTCGATACAGTAG
- a CDS encoding helix-turn-helix domain-containing protein: MDPVEILKHSALSLSDISRRTGVSRNTLNLWLQGTTQPSLETLDKVLCVLGYEVFLSVRRMSNASAATAARVLLGELEDDSPEVIEWINRFRKWGDVPVDDASPLQLIERAAWASNPYGRAGACHFLPTNPITLASAAQALGQRWALSGTYARAHGPRPYPGCGGRLGSTLIWCEDPAAILPSLPQRVRLSADPIAGGVTLCPAAGRELDNMSVSGGVQYASELQVDIDVHAERYAGSETK, encoded by the coding sequence ATGGACCCAGTGGAAATCCTCAAACACAGCGCTCTGAGTTTGAGCGATATTTCGCGGCGCACCGGGGTGTCACGAAATACGCTCAACTTGTGGCTGCAGGGAACTACTCAGCCAAGCCTGGAAACCCTGGATAAAGTCTTATGTGTTCTCGGGTATGAAGTTTTTCTATCGGTGAGGCGCATGAGTAACGCAAGTGCTGCGACGGCGGCTCGCGTGCTTCTAGGGGAGCTCGAGGACGACTCTCCGGAAGTAATTGAATGGATAAATCGCTTCAGAAAGTGGGGTGACGTCCCAGTCGATGACGCTTCCCCTCTGCAGTTGATAGAGCGAGCAGCGTGGGCGTCCAATCCTTATGGCCGCGCAGGCGCGTGCCACTTCTTGCCTACGAACCCCATCACGCTAGCGTCTGCTGCTCAAGCCCTGGGCCAACGCTGGGCCCTGTCGGGGACGTACGCGCGTGCACATGGCCCGCGGCCGTATCCCGGTTGCGGAGGACGTCTCGGCTCGACGCTAATTTGGTGCGAAGATCCTGCTGCGATACTGCCATCACTTCCACAGAGAGTCCGCTTGAGCGCTGACCCCATTGCCGGAGGTGTAACGCTGTGTCCGGCCGCGGGTAGGGAGCTTGACAATATGAGCGTGAGCGGCGGGGTTCAGTACGCTTCCGAACTCCAAGTTGACATAGACGTGCACGCAGAACGCTATGCGGGAAGTGAAACGAAATGA
- a CDS encoding MOSC domain-containing protein: protein MKVISTNVAVRRPEPHGRHEYTGIDKHPRPHLDLDIPGPNYGDGSGVVGDSIGDHAHHGGADKAVYAVAREELDYWEGELNRVLRNGYFGENLTTEGISWPNVLINQQLQIGECGLEVSIPRQPCATFSGWMDEPGWLKTFTDRSDCGAYLRIITPGRITPDDDISLIGRPDHDITMGMAFAAKMGDMDLAQRVVDAGCLAPVHHDQLVKRLKSRG, encoded by the coding sequence ATGAAGGTGATCTCCACGAACGTCGCTGTCCGCCGCCCGGAGCCGCACGGCCGGCACGAATACACGGGCATCGATAAGCACCCGCGCCCACACCTCGACCTCGACATTCCCGGCCCCAACTACGGCGATGGCTCCGGGGTAGTAGGGGATTCCATCGGGGATCACGCGCACCACGGCGGCGCCGACAAGGCCGTGTATGCCGTCGCCCGTGAGGAGCTTGACTATTGGGAAGGCGAACTCAATCGCGTTCTGCGCAACGGCTACTTCGGCGAGAACCTCACGACTGAGGGCATTTCTTGGCCTAATGTCCTCATCAACCAGCAGCTTCAGATAGGGGAGTGCGGCCTCGAAGTCTCTATCCCGCGCCAGCCCTGCGCCACATTCTCCGGCTGGATGGATGAGCCCGGCTGGCTCAAAACCTTCACAGACCGCAGTGATTGCGGCGCTTACCTGCGCATTATCACTCCTGGACGCATCACCCCGGACGACGATATTTCCCTCATTGGCCGCCCTGACCATGACATCACCATGGGCATGGCCTTCGCCGCCAAGATGGGGGATATGGACCTAGCCCAACGCGTGGTCGACGCCGGCTGCCTCGCCCCCGTCCACCACGACCAGCTGGTCAAGCGCCTCAAATCCCGCGGCTAG
- a CDS encoding ATP-binding protein has translation MNNWSENQLRELLAELELRGGDSTTVEVKTAKGGIPDSLPHTLCAFANMPSGGLIILGVNEKEGFIVTGIENPSDMEAAVASQARHAITPPVTVHTASVAIDGTHVVIAEVTGLPVTDKPALYRGEAYLRMADGDYRMSASELRMMDVAKLHAEEAVSYDTTIVEGTSLADLDSDVVQDFLVQARRKNRRLSGLAQDEDVLRALAVTTATGEVTLAGLYALGFYPQGHFPSLAVTVAQRLPNGSKHGRVLGLETFEGPIPVLLNSVMGWVRQRLAAVRRYRDDGSMVEVPELPLSAIREAVANALVHRDLGPNTLGAGKSIDVRLLPDKMVISSPGGLRDLTVEQLKSRDLARQEINQRLYRLCRYLKADDGTFVIEGEGGGVQLMLDAAREQGLPEPDLIDSGVQFTVKMWRPDTRGEARTWEPLHKEEPRTIPERRVDAPVDLEGLGVNAPRVAEALRTAAQPLTIGGIETATSLTRAQVRYALKSLVKAQLVRMDGTRGSQATTYEWLASRGI, from the coding sequence GTGAACAATTGGTCCGAGAATCAGCTGCGGGAGCTATTGGCTGAGCTCGAGTTGCGTGGGGGTGATTCAACAACAGTCGAGGTCAAAACCGCTAAGGGGGGTATTCCAGACTCTCTACCGCACACCCTGTGTGCGTTTGCAAACATGCCAAGTGGTGGTCTTATCATTCTCGGTGTCAATGAGAAGGAAGGGTTCATTGTTACTGGCATTGAGAATCCTTCGGATATGGAGGCTGCAGTGGCCTCGCAAGCTCGTCATGCAATCACTCCCCCAGTCACGGTGCATACCGCCAGTGTGGCAATAGACGGTACGCATGTTGTGATTGCGGAGGTGACGGGATTGCCGGTCACGGATAAACCAGCTCTCTATAGGGGAGAAGCATATCTACGAATGGCTGATGGGGACTACCGTATGAGTGCCTCCGAGCTACGCATGATGGACGTTGCGAAGCTGCATGCTGAAGAGGCAGTGTCTTATGACACGACGATTGTGGAGGGCACGAGCCTTGCAGATCTAGATAGCGACGTAGTGCAAGATTTCTTGGTTCAGGCGCGGAGGAAGAATCGGCGACTATCGGGACTTGCTCAAGACGAGGACGTCTTACGGGCGCTAGCGGTGACGACCGCGACTGGAGAGGTGACGCTTGCTGGCTTGTATGCGCTGGGTTTCTATCCCCAAGGACATTTTCCTTCTTTAGCAGTAACGGTGGCGCAAAGGCTACCAAATGGTTCGAAGCACGGGCGAGTGTTGGGGTTGGAGACCTTCGAGGGGCCCATTCCGGTGCTGTTGAACTCGGTCATGGGGTGGGTAAGGCAACGTCTAGCCGCCGTACGGCGATATCGAGACGATGGATCAATGGTGGAAGTTCCTGAGCTTCCCCTTTCGGCCATTCGTGAGGCCGTGGCGAATGCATTGGTGCATCGTGATCTTGGGCCAAATACGTTGGGTGCGGGTAAATCGATTGATGTCCGCCTACTTCCAGACAAGATGGTCATCTCCAGCCCAGGGGGCCTTAGGGATCTGACGGTTGAGCAGCTCAAGTCGAGAGATCTTGCGCGCCAAGAGATTAACCAGCGCCTCTACAGACTGTGCCGATATCTCAAAGCAGACGATGGCACTTTTGTCATTGAAGGCGAAGGCGGCGGTGTGCAGCTCATGCTGGATGCCGCGCGAGAGCAAGGATTACCGGAGCCTGACCTAATAGATTCTGGAGTGCAATTTACGGTGAAGATGTGGCGGCCGGACACGCGTGGAGAGGCACGCACCTGGGAGCCACTACACAAGGAGGAACCACGCACCATCCCGGAACGACGAGTGGATGCACCCGTGGACTTGGAAGGCCTGGGAGTTAACGCCCCGCGCGTAGCGGAGGCGCTGCGCACGGCGGCACAACCGCTGACCATTGGCGGAATCGAAACAGCCACAAGCCTCACTAGAGCGCAAGTACGTTATGCATTGAAGTCACTGGTGAAAGCACAATTGGTGCGCATGGATGGTACGCGCGGCTCGCAAGCAACAACCTATGAATGGCTAGCTAGCCGCGGGATTTGA